The segment CCGCTGGCGCCCCTGGCGCCCCTGGCGCCAGTAACGCCGCCATCTGGATCGTGGTGGCGCTCCTAGGCTCGCTGGGGCTTCAAGGCTGGGGCTGCGCCCGCGAGGCCACGACGGCGGCTGAGGACGAATCGCGTGGCACCCCGGCCCGGGGAGCTCCGAGGTCGGAACCAGAATCTGAAGACGGTCGACTCCCTTCGGCTGCGCTCAGGGCAGGCGGGGGTCGACCGCCACTGACCGAGGGAGACCGGCCGGAATGGTGGCGGGACCGGGTGTTCTACGAGATCTTCGTGCGCTCGTTTGCCGATTCCACCTCGGGGCCGCTCGCTGACGACGGCATCGGCGACCTCGCCGGCTTGATCGAGCGGCTCGACTACCTCAACGATGGCGACCCGACCACCGACGAGGATCTGGGGATCGGCGGCATCTGGTTGATGCCAACCATGCAGGCGCCGAGCTACCACGGCTACGACGTCACCGATTACTACCGGGTCGAGAAGGACTACGGTACCAACCGGGACTTCGCAAGACTGGTCGAAGAAGCGCACCGGCGAGGCATCCGGATTCTGGTCGACCTGGTGCTGAACCACAGCTCCAGCCGGCACCCCTGGTTCCTCGAAGCGGCGCGCGAGCGATCGCCTCGCCACGACTGGTACATCTGGTCGGACGAGAAGAAGGACTACCTCGGCCCGTGGGGCCAGCCGGTCTGGCATCAGTCGCCGTGGTGGCAGCGCGGCTGGAAGCACTTCAATTACCGTGGCTACTACGGCATCTTCTGGTCCGGCATGCCCGACCTCAACTACCGCAACCCGGAAGTCACCGCGGCGATGTACGAGGTCGCTCGCTTCTGGCTCGAGGACATGAACGTCGACGGTTTTCGGCTCGACGCCGTCCGGCATCTGATCGAGGACGGTGTCGAGCAGAACGACACCGAGGAGACCCATGCCTGGCTGCGTGGATTCCAGGCTTTCTGCAAGTCGGTCAAGCCCGGGGCCCTGCTGGTCGGCGAGATCTGGTCGACCGCCGAGGACGTCGCGAGCTACGGTGCGGATGAGCTCGACCTGGCGTTTCAGTTCCAGCGCGCCTACGAAACGGTGACCGCGGTGAGGACCGGGAGCGCGGGCCCCTTGCTGGCGGAGGAGCGCAAGCTCAGGGACCTCTACGAGCGCGACCGATACGCGACCTTTCTCACCAATCACGATCAGCCCAGGGTGATGACGCAACTGGGCGGCGGCGAGGAAGACGCCAAGCTGGCGGCGACGCTGCTTTTGACCGGACCGGGAGTTCCGTTCGTCTACTACGGCGAGGA is part of the bacterium genome and harbors:
- a CDS encoding DUF3459 domain-containing protein, whose protein sequence is MFYEIFVRSFADSTSGPLADDGIGDLAGLIERLDYLNDGDPTTDEDLGIGGIWLMPTMQAPSYHGYDVTDYYRVEKDYGTNRDFARLVEEAHRRGIRILVDLVLNHSSSRHPWFLEAARERSPRHDWYIWSDEKKDYLGPWGQPVWHQSPWWQRGWKHFNYRGYYGIFWSGMPDLNYRNPEVTAAMYEVARFWLEDMNVDGFRLDAVRHLIEDGVEQNDTEETHAWLRGFQAFCKSVKPGALLVGEIWSTAEDVASYGADELDLAFQFQRAYETVTAVRTGSAGPLLAEERKLRDLYERDRYATFLTNHDQPRVMTQLGGGEEDAKLAATLLLTGPGVPFVYYGEEIGLTGIKPDPLIRRPMHWSGERHAGFSGHKPWQALEVGWSEKNVADQTGDPDSLLGRYRKLIRLRNRNPALAVGGHRVLESGNDHVLAFRRDLPNESLLVVANLADEPIATYGIRLDRALPAVGPVELLQGATLAVGRREADAGYRPLAELPPKQVYILRFSPSG